A genomic segment from Mucilaginibacter terrenus encodes:
- the rpsC gene encoding 30S ribosomal protein S3 → MGQKAHPIGNRLGIIRGWDSNWFGGNNYSDKLVEDEKIRKYLSARINKGGVSKVVIERTLKRITVTIHTARPGIVIGKGGQEVDKIKEELKKLTKKDVQINIFEIKRPELDAQLVAEGIAKQLEARISFRRAMKTTIASTMRMGAEGIKVMTSGRLGGAEMARTEQYKEGRIPLHTFRADIDYALGEALTTYGKIGVKVWICKGEVYGKRDLSPNIGGTSSASGKGGRPEGSPSFGGRDNARGGERGGERRGDRKPGAGGDRRGGSQGNNRGGGQGGNRGGAPRR, encoded by the coding sequence ATGGGACAAAAAGCACATCCAATAGGCAACAGGTTAGGGATAATCCGCGGTTGGGATTCTAATTGGTTCGGTGGAAATAACTACTCCGACAAATTAGTTGAAGACGAAAAGATCCGCAAATACTTATCAGCCCGTATTAACAAAGGCGGGGTATCTAAAGTAGTTATCGAACGTACTTTAAAACGCATCACTGTAACCATTCACACTGCCCGTCCGGGTATTGTTATCGGTAAAGGTGGCCAGGAGGTTGATAAGATCAAAGAAGAGTTAAAGAAATTGACTAAGAAAGATGTTCAGATCAACATCTTCGAGATAAAACGCCCTGAGCTTGATGCTCAGTTAGTTGCCGAAGGTATTGCAAAACAGCTTGAAGCACGTATATCATTCCGCCGTGCCATGAAAACCACAATTGCTTCTACCATGAGAATGGGTGCTGAAGGAATTAAGGTGATGACCAGCGGTAGGTTAGGTGGTGCCGAAATGGCACGTACCGAGCAATATAAAGAGGGAAGGATTCCGTTACATACCTTCCGCGCTGATATTGATTACGCTTTAGGCGAAGCCCTTACTACTTATGGTAAAATAGGTGTAAAGGTGTGGATTTGCAAAGGCGAAGTTTACGGCAAACGCGATTTGTCACCAAACATTGGTGGTACAAGCAGCGCAAGCGGTAAAGGCGGACGCCCAGAAGGTTCACCATCATTTGGTGGCCGTGATAATGCCAGGGGTGGCGAGCGTGGCGGTGAACGCCGCGGCGACCGTAAACCAGGCGCAGGCGGCGACCGCAGAGGCGGTAGCCAGGGTAACAACCGTGGCGGTGGCCAGGGCGGTAACCGTGGTGGTGCGCCAAGGAGATAA
- the rplW gene encoding 50S ribosomal protein L23, with protein MEILKQPLLTEKVTQLTEKLNRYAFKVDHRANKIQIKGAIEAMYGVTITAVNTMKYVGKLKTRNTKAGAVQGRSATYKKAIITLKDGETIDFYSNI; from the coding sequence ATGGAAATTTTAAAACAACCCCTACTTACTGAGAAAGTAACTCAATTAACCGAGAAGCTTAACCGTTATGCTTTCAAAGTTGATCACAGGGCTAACAAAATTCAGATAAAAGGCGCCATTGAGGCTATGTACGGCGTTACCATTACAGCGGTAAACACCATGAAGTATGTAGGTAAGCTCAAAACCCGCAACACAAAAGCAGGTGCTGTACAAGGCCGCTCTGCTACTTATAAGAAAGCCATCATCACTTTGAAAGATGGCGAAACAATTGATTTTTACAGCAATATATAA
- the rplB gene encoding 50S ribosomal protein L2 produces the protein MAVKRFRPVTPGTRFRIDVSNSDITTNVPEKSLVVSVNTRSGGRNHSGKMTMRYLGGGHKQAYRLIDFKRDKFDIPAKVATIEYDPNRSARIALLHFVDGEKRYMIAPEGLTVGQVVVSGANVAPEVGNTLPLKSIPLGSIIHNIELNPGQGGTIARSAGTYAQLSARDGKYAIIKLPSGETRMILSTCLATIGTVSNGEKANAVLGKAGRKRWLGRRPRVRGVAMNPVDHPMGGGEGRASGGHPRSRKGLLAKGYKTRDKKKGSDRYIIERRKK, from the coding sequence ATGGCAGTAAAAAGATTTAGACCGGTAACCCCGGGCACCCGTTTCAGGATTGATGTATCTAACTCAGATATCACAACTAACGTTCCTGAAAAGTCGTTGGTGGTATCAGTTAACACAAGATCAGGCGGACGTAACCACAGCGGTAAAATGACTATGCGCTACTTAGGTGGTGGTCACAAACAAGCATACAGGTTAATTGACTTCAAACGCGATAAATTTGATATCCCGGCAAAAGTTGCAACTATCGAGTACGATCCTAACCGTTCGGCACGTATAGCACTGCTGCACTTTGTTGACGGTGAAAAACGATACATGATAGCGCCGGAAGGCTTAACAGTTGGCCAGGTTGTAGTGTCTGGTGCAAATGTAGCTCCGGAGGTTGGTAATACACTTCCTTTGAAGAGCATTCCACTGGGTTCTATCATTCACAACATTGAGCTTAATCCTGGCCAGGGTGGTACCATCGCTCGCAGCGCGGGTACTTATGCACAACTATCTGCACGTGATGGTAAATATGCCATCATCAAATTGCCTTCTGGCGAAACCCGTATGATATTGTCAACTTGCTTGGCAACTATTGGTACCGTTTCAAACGGCGAGAAAGCAAACGCAGTGTTAGGTAAGGCTGGCCGTAAACGTTGGTTAGGTCGTCGCCCTCGCGTTCGTGGTGTAGCCATGAACCCGGTAGATCACCCTATGGGTGGTGGTGAAGGCCGTGCATCTGGTGGTCACCCACGCTCACGTAAAGGTTTGTTAGCTAAAGGCTACAAAACCCGTGATAAGAAAAAAGGATCTGATCGTTATATCATTGAAAGAAGGAAAAAATAA
- the rpsS gene encoding 30S ribosomal protein S19: MARSIKKGPYIDHNLERKVLTLNDSNKKSVVKTWSRRSMISPDFVGHTFAVHNGNKFIPVYVTENMVGHKLGEFAPTRTFRGHAEKKK; encoded by the coding sequence ATGGCACGTTCAATTAAAAAAGGACCATACATTGATCATAACCTGGAAAGAAAAGTTCTGACCCTGAATGATTCAAATAAAAAATCGGTTGTAAAAACATGGTCACGTCGTTCCATGATCTCTCCTGATTTCGTCGGTCATACATTCGCAGTACACAACGGTAACAAGTTTATCCCTGTGTATGTAACAGAAAACATGGTTGGTCATAAGCTGGGAGAGTTTGCGCCAACCCGTACATTCCGCGGTCACGCAGAAAAGAAAAAATAA
- the rplD gene encoding 50S ribosomal protein L4 has product MEVNVLNVSGKETGAKVQLPESVFGVEPNDHAIYLDVKQFLANQRQGTHKAKQRNEIAGSTRKLHKQKGTGGARAGSIKSPLFNGGGRVFGPQPRDYSFKLNKKLKSLARKSALSYKAQDNNILVLEDFNFDSIKTKSYIKMEADLNVTNDKTLLVLAGVENNNVYLSSRNLKKTKVISVEQLNTYDVLNAGKLILTTGAVKTLEEALAK; this is encoded by the coding sequence ATGGAAGTTAACGTATTAAACGTATCAGGTAAAGAAACAGGTGCCAAGGTGCAACTTCCTGAGTCCGTATTCGGTGTTGAGCCAAATGATCATGCTATTTACTTAGATGTAAAGCAGTTCTTAGCTAACCAGCGCCAGGGTACGCACAAAGCAAAACAACGTAATGAAATTGCAGGTTCAACCCGCAAATTACATAAACAAAAAGGTACTGGCGGCGCCCGTGCAGGTAGCATCAAATCACCATTGTTCAATGGTGGTGGCCGTGTTTTCGGTCCGCAACCGCGCGACTATAGCTTTAAGCTGAACAAAAAGCTTAAATCATTAGCTCGTAAATCAGCCTTGTCATACAAAGCGCAGGACAACAACATTCTGGTGTTAGAGGATTTCAACTTTGATTCTATCAAAACAAAATCTTACATCAAGATGGAAGCTGACCTGAACGTTACTAATGATAAAACATTATTGGTATTGGCAGGTGTTGAAAACAACAACGTGTATTTATCAAGCAGGAACCTGAAGAAAACCAAGGTGATCTCTGTTGAGCAGCTTAACACTTACGATGTGTTAAACGCCGGCAAGCTTATCTTAACTACAGGCGCTGTTAAAACTTTGGAGGAAGCATTAGCTAAGTAA
- the rplV gene encoding 50S ribosomal protein L22 produces MEATTKIKKSVLIRQQKEAAKAQTGGASVAKLQDCPTSPRKMRLVVDLIRGVEVNKALGILKFTNKEAAIRVEKLLLSAIKNWEAKNEGARLEDSALYVKEVSVGGGRQLKRLRPAPQGRGYRIRKRSNHVTLIVDSLNVNN; encoded by the coding sequence ATGGAAGCAACAACAAAAATTAAAAAGTCTGTACTAATCAGGCAACAAAAAGAAGCTGCAAAAGCTCAAACAGGTGGCGCTTCTGTTGCTAAGCTACAGGACTGCCCAACCTCTCCGCGCAAAATGCGCCTTGTGGTTGACCTGATCCGTGGTGTTGAGGTTAATAAAGCTTTAGGCATCCTAAAATTTACTAATAAAGAAGCCGCTATCCGCGTAGAAAAGCTTTTGTTATCAGCTATCAAAAACTGGGAAGCTAAAAACGAAGGTGCACGTCTAGAAGACAGCGCTCTTTATGTAAAAGAAGTATCTGTAGGTGGCGGTCGTCAGCTGAAAAGGTTACGTCCTGCTCCGCAAGGAAGGGGTTACCGCATACGCAAGCGCTCTAACCACGTAACACTTATAGTGGATAGTTTAAACGTAAACAACTAA